The following are from one region of the Salvia hispanica cultivar TCC Black 2014 chromosome 1, UniMelb_Shisp_WGS_1.0, whole genome shotgun sequence genome:
- the LOC125221592 gene encoding mannan endo-1,4-beta-mannosidase 6 codes for MGILYMFKSFSLILILNHLTCLAIISELEEDHEIVGDAGNHVDSWSMVQKKGNQFMLDGQPFYVNGFNTYWLMIFAVDESTRPKVSDVFQEASSVGLSVCRTWAFNDGQWRALQKSPNVYDEQVFKGLDFVVSEAKKYKVRLILSLVNNWEAYGGKSQYVKWGKAAGLNLTSDDDFYSHPTLRSYYKSHVKTVLNRVNTITNITYKDDPTIFAWELINEPRCESDPSGDKLQAWIEEMAVYVKSIDPKHLLQIGSEGFYGASTPNKVQFNPNTYAQQVGTDFIRNHQVLGVDFASVHIYPDSWISQAISDAHIEFVRSWMQAHIDDAENYLGMPVMFTEFGVSRKDPGYNLTYHDALLSSVYQCVLNSTKRGGGGGGSLVWQLFPQGTDYMDDGYALVLSKNPSLSHIISLQSTRLNMFNSLCSWKCRWSCKKKHAFGDY; via the exons ATGGGAATTCTATACATGTTCAAGTCATTTAGTCTCATTTTGATACTTAACCATTTAACATGTCTTGCAATCATCTCTGAGTTAGAGGAGGATCATGAGATTGTTGGTGATGCAGGGAATCATGTAGATTCATGGAGCATGGTGCAAAAGAAAGGAAATCAATTCATGCTGGATGGCCAGCCATTCTATGTCAACGGATTCAACACATACTGGCTAATGATTTTCGCGGTAGATGAGTCGACACGGCCAAAGGTGAGTGATGTGTTCCAGGAGGCATCATCTGTTGGTCTTTCAGTGTGCAGGACTTGGGCTTTCAATGATGGCCAGTGGAGAGCTCTTCAAAAATCCCCTAACGTTTATGATGAGCAAGTTTTCAAG GGATTGGATTTTGTGGTGAGTGAAGCAAAGAAGTACAAAGTAAGGCTGATATTGTCATTGGTTAACAACTGGGAAGCCTATGGAGGGAAATCACAGTATGTAAAATGGGGCAAGGCTGCTGGTCTCAATTTGACATCTGATGATGATTTTTACTCTCATCCAACTCTCAGAAGCTATTACAAATCGCATGTTAAG ACAGTGCTCAACAGAGTGAATACCATAACAAACATAACTTACAAGGATGATCCCACTATTTTCGCTTGGGAACTCATCAACGAGCCTCGTTGTGAATCGGATCCCTCAGGAGATAAGTTGCAGGCTTGGATTGAAGAAATGGCAGTCTATGTGAAAAGCATTGATCCAAAGCATCTCCTACAGATAGGATCTGAAGGTTTCTACGGTGCATCCACCCCGAATAAGGTTCAGTTCAATCCCAACACCTACGCTCAACAAGTTGGGACGGACTTCATCCGCAACCATCAAGTTCTTGGAGTTGATTTTGCATCAGTTCATATCTACCCAGATTCTTG GATCTCCCAAGCAATATCGGATGCTCACATTGAGTTCGTGAGATCATGGATGCAAGCACATATCGATGATGCTGAGAACTACCTGGGAATGCCTGTCATGTTTACAGAGTTCGGAGTGTCTAGAAAAGACCCTGGCTACAATCTAACGTACCACGATGCTCTTCTCAGTTCAGTTTACCAATGTGTGTTGAACTCGACCAAGAGAGGCGGGGGCGGAGGCGGCAGCCTTGTGTGGCAGCTGTTTCCCCAAGGCACAGACTACATGGATGATGGATATGCATTAGTTCTATCCAAAAATCCTTCTCTATCCCATATCATATCCCTTCAGTCCACCAGACTCAATATGTTCAATTCCTTGTGTTCATGGAAATGCAGGTGGAGTTGCAAGAAGAAGCATGCTTTCGGTGACTACTAG
- the LOC125204329 gene encoding protein OSB1, mitochondrial-like isoform X2, whose translation MGTKQLTHTAFISARVFSSNSESVYLRALKLQRPSTVRYQQSLHNFVSLIGEIDYHIRPCSSATAQFGVYTFLNVRAPDRDLVILLKFRREMAQVSVQHLKLHDLVYVSGHLGSYLKLSEDGSFVRNYEVDVKEMNFVAQNVPELACQNLVKLEPKVSLEDMMHKRRNRLYLWQVFFANPSEWWDNRNSKMEGRAPDFRHKDTGEALWISDSDPPWINQQLQLHDSRSTQRRYRLDRGLVSLVPFGL comes from the exons ATGGGGACAAAGCAATTGACGCACACAGCCTTCATCTCTGCCCGCGTCTTCTCCTCAAACTCAGAATCCGTTTACCTACGCGCCCTCAAGCTCCAGCGACCCTCCACTGTCCGCTACCAACAATCTCTGCACAACTTTGTCAGTTTGATTGGTGAGATTGATTATCATATCAGACCTTGCAGCAGCGCCACTGCCCAATTCGGCGTCTACACTTTCCTAAATGTTAGAGCGCCCGACCGCGATTTAGT GATACTGCTTAAATTTCGGAGGGAAATGGCGCAAGTCTCTGTCCAGCATCTTAAGCTACACGATTTAGTTTACGTTTCAGGTCATCTCGGATCATACCTCAAGCTCTCTGAAGACGGGAGCTTTGTGCGTAATTACGAG GTTGATGTCaaagaaatgaattttgttGCTCAAAATGTTCCAGAGCTGGCCTGTCAAAACCTTGTCAAGTTGGAACCAAAAG TTTCATTGGAAGATATGATGCACAAGCGTAGGAACCGGCTTTATTTGTGGCAAGTATTTTTTGCTAATCCGTCAGAGTGGTGGGATAATCGGAACTCTAAAATGGAAGGAAGAGCACCAGACTTTAGGCACAAGGATACTGGTGAGGCACTATGGATAAGTGACAGTGATCCTCCATGGATCAACCAGCAACTCCAATTGCACGATTCAAGATCAACTCAACGAAGATATAGACTGGACAGAGGCTTGGTCTCACTTGTCCCCTTTGGTTTATGA
- the LOC125221581 gene encoding serine/threonine-protein kinase AtPK2/AtPK19-like, whose protein sequence is MVSSQILPSVTKDGKRKPTHHQILLPVSPPDVVSSEQVELDFSDVFGPPPVHASNEVSYKNGEVNELVYDDPEVIYNRSHSLVGPSACVSQSLNLSGLTIHETEEQIEFLDSVMNVTCKKGQDASVDDSVSEVCDSMMKTQAVGLEDFEVLKVVGQGAFAKVYQVKKRGTSEIYAMKVMRKDKIMEKNHAEYMKAERDILTKIDHPFVVQLRYSFQTKYRLYLVLDFINGGHLFFQLYHHGLFREDLARIYAAEIVSAVTHLHANGIMHRDLKPENILLGADGHVLLTDFGLAKELEGNARANSLCGTVEYMSPEIILGKGHDKAADWWSVGVLLFEMLTGKPPFIGGNRDKIQQKIIKDKVKLPGFLSSEAHSLLKGLLQKEPSKRFGSGKKGSDEIKSHKWFKSIHWKKLEAREITPSFRPVVGGDLCIANFDKQYTDMSLSDSPASSPKVDGNMFLGFTYVRPASSFLK, encoded by the exons ATGGTTTCTTCTCAAATACTACCTTCCGTGACAAAAGATGGCAAGCGCAAACCGACCCACCACCAGATACTCTTACCTGTGAGTCCACCTGATGTTGTTTCTTCTGAACAGGTTGAGTTAGACTTTTCTGACGTGTTTGGCCCTCCACCTGTTCATGCCTCAAATGAAGTCAGCTATAAAAATGGTGAAGTAAATGAGCTTGTTTATGATGATCCTGAGGTCATTTACAATCGATCACATTCACTAGTTGGTCCTTCTGCTTGTGTTAGCCAATCTCTGAACCTCAGTGGCCTGACCATTCATGAAACTGAAGAGCAGATAGAGTTTCTGGACTCTGTTATGAATGTGACCTGTAAAAAAGGTCAGGACGCCTCTGTGGATGATTCTGTTTCTGAGGTCTGCGATAGTATGATGAAGACCCAAGCAGTAGGCCTCGAGGATTTTGAGGTTTTAAAAGTTGTTGGACAAGGGGCATTTGCAAAAGTTTATCAAGTGAAGAAGAGGGGCACGTCTGAAATATATGCTATGAAGGTCATGAGGAAGGATAAGATCATGGAGAAAAACCATGCTGAATATATGAAAGCGGAGAGGGATATATTAACAAAGATTGACCATCCCTTTGTTGTCCAGCTGAGATACTCGTTCCAG ACCAAATATAGACTTTACCTTGTTTTGGACTTTATCAATGGTGGTCACCTGTTTTTTCAACTTTACCATCATGGCCTTTTCAG aGAGGATCTGGCTCGCATCTATGCAGCAGAAATTGTTTCAGCAGTGACGCACCTTCATGCAAATGGAATAATGCACCGGGATCTCAAACCTGAAAATATCCTTCTGGGTGCCGATGGCCAT GTCTTACTCACCGACTTTGGATTAGCAAAAGAGTTGGAAGGGAATGCAAGAGCGAATTCCTTGTGTGGAACTGTAGAATATATGTCTCCTGAAATTATTCTTGGGAAGGGCCATGACAAGGCTGCTGATTGGTGGAGTGTTGGAGTTCTATTGTTTGAGATGCTTACTGGAAAG CCCCCTTTTATTGGAGGAAATAGGGACAAGATTCAGCAAAAGATAATCAAGGACAAAGTTAAGCTGCCTGGCTTTCTATCAAGCGAAGCACATTCCCTGTTGAAAGGG CTACTGCAAAAGGAACCAAGTAAGCGGTTTGGTAGTGGGAAGAAGGGTAGCGATGAAATAAAGAGCCATAAGTGGTTCAAGTCAATTCACTGGAAGAAATTGGAGGCGAGGGAAATAACACCAAGCTTCCGTCCTGTGGTTGGTGGAGACCTTTGCATCGCGAATTTTGACAAACAATACACAGATATGTCATTGTCTGATTCCCCTGCTTCAAGTCCTAAAGTCGATGGAAATATGTTCCTGGGTTTCACCTATGTCAGGCCGGCTTCCTCCTTTCTCAAATGA
- the LOC125204329 gene encoding protein OSB1, mitochondrial-like isoform X1: MGTKQLTHTAFISARVFSSNSESVYLRALKLQRPSTVRYQQSLHNFVSLIGEIDYHIRPCSSATAQFGVYTFLNVRAPDRDLVRILLKFRREMAQVSVQHLKLHDLVYVSGHLGSYLKLSEDGSFVRNYEVDVKEMNFVAQNVPELACQNLVKLEPKVSLEDMMHKRRNRLYLWQVFFANPSEWWDNRNSKMEGRAPDFRHKDTGEALWISDSDPPWINQQLQLHDSRSTQRRYRLDRGLVSLVPFGL, encoded by the exons ATGGGGACAAAGCAATTGACGCACACAGCCTTCATCTCTGCCCGCGTCTTCTCCTCAAACTCAGAATCCGTTTACCTACGCGCCCTCAAGCTCCAGCGACCCTCCACTGTCCGCTACCAACAATCTCTGCACAACTTTGTCAGTTTGATTGGTGAGATTGATTATCATATCAGACCTTGCAGCAGCGCCACTGCCCAATTCGGCGTCTACACTTTCCTAAATGTTAGAGCGCCCGACCGCGATTTAGT CAGGATACTGCTTAAATTTCGGAGGGAAATGGCGCAAGTCTCTGTCCAGCATCTTAAGCTACACGATTTAGTTTACGTTTCAGGTCATCTCGGATCATACCTCAAGCTCTCTGAAGACGGGAGCTTTGTGCGTAATTACGAG GTTGATGTCaaagaaatgaattttgttGCTCAAAATGTTCCAGAGCTGGCCTGTCAAAACCTTGTCAAGTTGGAACCAAAAG TTTCATTGGAAGATATGATGCACAAGCGTAGGAACCGGCTTTATTTGTGGCAAGTATTTTTTGCTAATCCGTCAGAGTGGTGGGATAATCGGAACTCTAAAATGGAAGGAAGAGCACCAGACTTTAGGCACAAGGATACTGGTGAGGCACTATGGATAAGTGACAGTGATCCTCCATGGATCAACCAGCAACTCCAATTGCACGATTCAAGATCAACTCAACGAAGATATAGACTGGACAGAGGCTTGGTCTCACTTGTCCCCTTTGGTTTATGA